A window of Mangifera indica cultivar Alphonso chromosome 13, CATAS_Mindica_2.1, whole genome shotgun sequence contains these coding sequences:
- the LOC123194393 gene encoding probable RNA methyltransferase At5g51130 encodes MEKKRREVEEKKADDEAQQLKKRKRKEVFPFGNYKSYYGYRIGGGLDEDPRLKVFRKEWFHGKNCLDIGCNSGIITIQIAKKFQCRRILGIDIDSNRVEDAYWHLRKIVKMEKDQRKRAQASRSDVPGNTDGSQLGVTVMSSTEKEEVSKDCSTPVERDLHDIVSFQQENFVQSQHPLQIQYDTIMCLSVTKWIHLNWGDDGLITLFTRIWRLLHLGGIFVLEPQPWRSYENNRRVSETTATNYRSIVFRPEQFQEILLDKIGFRRVEVITSNGLSDSKTGFNRPIFLFQK; translated from the exons ATGGAGAAGAAGCGACGTGAAGTTGAAGAAAAGAAGGCAGATGATGAAGCTCAACAACTGAAGAAGAGGAAACGCAAAGAAGTTTTTCCCTTCGGAAATTACAAAAGTTACTACGGCTATCGT ATCGGTGGGGGCTTAGATGAAGACCCTCGCCTTAAGGTTTTCAGGAAGGAATGGTTTcatggcaaaaactgtctcgACATTGGCTGTAACAGCGGCATTATAACTATTCaaattg CAAAAAAGTTTCAGTGCCGGAGGATTCTCGGAATTGACATTGATTCTA ATCGAGTTGAGGATGCATATTGGCACCTTAGGAAAATTGTAAAAATGGAAAAGGATCAAAGAAAACGTGCTCAGGCTTCCAGATCTGATGTTCCAGGGAATACAGATGGTTCTCAGCTTGGTGTAACGGTTATGTCCAGCACAGAGAAGGAGGAAGTTTCAAAAGATTGTTCCACTCCTGTAGAAAGAGATCTACATGACATAGTTTCTTTCCAGCaagaaaattttgttcaaaGTCAGCACCCATTACAGATTCAATATGATACAATTATGTG TTTGAGCGTAACAAAATGGATACATTTGAACTGGGGTGATGATGGATTGATAACTTTGTTTACAAGGATATGGAGACTTCTTCATCTG GGTGGCATTTTTGTGTTGGAACCTCAACCTTGGCGATCATATGAAAATAATCGTCGTGTGTCTGAG ACCACTGCAACCAATTATCGAAGTATAGTCTTCCGTCCGGAGCAATTCCAGGAAATTCTTCTGGATAAG ATTGGGTTTAGAAGGGTGGAAGTCATAACTTCAAATGGCTTATCAGACAGCAAAACTGGATTTAACAGACCAATATTCTTATTTCAAAAATGA
- the LOC123194392 gene encoding casein kinase 1-like protein 3 isoform X1, producing the protein MDRIVGGKYKLGRKIGSGSFGEIYLATHVDTFEIVAVKIENSRTKHPLLLYEAKLYNILQGGSGIPNIKWSGTDGEDSTLVLDLLGPSLEDLFLYCGRKFSLKTALMLADQMITRIEYVHSKGFLHRDIKPDNFLMGLGCKANQVYIIDFGLAKRYRCATTNRHIPYRENKNLTGTAQYASCNTHLGIEQSRRDDLESLGYVLLYFLRGSLPWQGLKAATKKQKYDKIREKKLSTSIEVLCKAHPVEFASYIHYCHSLTFDQRPDYGFLKRLFRDLFAREGYEFDYIFDWTIIKFQQAQKSRRQPRLSPVPGGSSSHAMPMDINRQVVNGPHSADVTEHPRSSNVTGPGTRMHFRSPMGKHLSPDYTVNKDIVSDAYMPSPSYSLAGASKRNTSKPMIPTEAPNPGRGQSS; encoded by the exons ATGGATCGTATCGTCGGTGGCAAGTACAAACTCGGCCGAAAAATCGGCAGCGGATCCTTCGGCGAAATTTATCTCG ctaCGCATGTTGATACGTTTGAGATCGTCGCCGTCAAGATT GAAAATAGTAGAACAAAACATCCGCTTCTGCTTTACGAGGCCAAGTTATACAATATTCTTCAAGGAGGAA gTGGAATTCCAAACATCAAATGGTCTGGTACAGATGGGGAGGATAGTACACTTGTCCTTGATTTGCTGGGACCAAGTCTTGAGGATTTGTTTTTGTACTGTGGTAGAAAGTTTTCACTAAAGACTGCCTTAATGTTGGCCGATCAAATG ATTACAAGAATAGAATATGTGCACTCTAAAGGATTTTTGCATAGAGACATAAAGCCTGATAATTTCCTCATGGGTCTTGGTTGTAAAGCAAATCAG GTTTACATAATTGATTTTGGACTCGCAAAAAGATATCGTTGCGCTACAACTAATCGGCATATACCTTACAG GGAAAACAAAAACTTAACAGGGACGGCACAGTATGCAAGTTGCAACACGCATCTTGGAATTG AGCAAAGTCGACGGGATGATTTGGAGTCCCTTGGTTATGTACTTCTATATTTCCTAAGAGGAAG CCTTCCATGGCAGGGGTTAAAAGCTGCAACAAAAAAGCAGAAATATGACAAAATACGTGAGAAGAAGTTATCAACTTCTATTGAG GTTCTGTGCAAAGCTCACCCTGTTGAGTTTGCATCATATATCCATTACTGCCATTCTTTGACATTTGATCAGCGGCCTGATTATGGATTCTTAAAGCGTCTGTTTCGTGACTTGTTTGCTCGTGAAG GATATGAGTTCGATTATATTTTTGATTGGACCATTATAAAGTTCCAGCAGGCACAGAAAAGTAGAAGACAGCCTCGATTATCT CCAGTTCCTGGGGGGAGCAGCAGTCATGCAATGCCAATGGATATTAATCGCCAAG TTGTTAATGGTCCGCACTCAGCTGATGTCACAGAGCATCCTAGATCAAGCAATGTAACTGGTCCTGGCACACGCATGCACTTCAGATCACCTATGGGCAAGCATTTGAGTCCTGATTATACTGTCAACAAGGAT ATTGTGAGTGATGCATACATGCCGTCCCCTTCTTATTCACTTGCTGGTGCCTCAAAAAGAAACACCTCAAAACCCATGATACCAACTGAAGCACCAAATCCTGGTCGTGGACAGAGCAGCTAG
- the LOC123194392 gene encoding casein kinase 1-like protein 3 isoform X2, with amino-acid sequence MDRIVGGKYKLGRKIGSGSFGEIYLATHVDTFEIVAVKIENSRTKHPLLLYEAKLYNILQGGSGIPNIKWSGTDGEDSTLVLDLLGPSLEDLFLYCGRKFSLKTALMLADQMITRIEYVHSKGFLHRDIKPDNFLMGLGCKANQVYIIDFGLAKRYRCATTNRHIPYRENKNLTGTAQYASCNTHLGIEQSRRDDLESLGYVLLYFLRGSLPWQGLKAATKKQKYDKIREKKLSTSIEVLCKAHPVEFASYIHYCHSLTFDQRPDYGFLKRLFRDLFAREGYEFDYIFDWTIIKFQQAQKSRRQPRLSPVPGGSSSHAMPMDINRQGC; translated from the exons ATGGATCGTATCGTCGGTGGCAAGTACAAACTCGGCCGAAAAATCGGCAGCGGATCCTTCGGCGAAATTTATCTCG ctaCGCATGTTGATACGTTTGAGATCGTCGCCGTCAAGATT GAAAATAGTAGAACAAAACATCCGCTTCTGCTTTACGAGGCCAAGTTATACAATATTCTTCAAGGAGGAA gTGGAATTCCAAACATCAAATGGTCTGGTACAGATGGGGAGGATAGTACACTTGTCCTTGATTTGCTGGGACCAAGTCTTGAGGATTTGTTTTTGTACTGTGGTAGAAAGTTTTCACTAAAGACTGCCTTAATGTTGGCCGATCAAATG ATTACAAGAATAGAATATGTGCACTCTAAAGGATTTTTGCATAGAGACATAAAGCCTGATAATTTCCTCATGGGTCTTGGTTGTAAAGCAAATCAG GTTTACATAATTGATTTTGGACTCGCAAAAAGATATCGTTGCGCTACAACTAATCGGCATATACCTTACAG GGAAAACAAAAACTTAACAGGGACGGCACAGTATGCAAGTTGCAACACGCATCTTGGAATTG AGCAAAGTCGACGGGATGATTTGGAGTCCCTTGGTTATGTACTTCTATATTTCCTAAGAGGAAG CCTTCCATGGCAGGGGTTAAAAGCTGCAACAAAAAAGCAGAAATATGACAAAATACGTGAGAAGAAGTTATCAACTTCTATTGAG GTTCTGTGCAAAGCTCACCCTGTTGAGTTTGCATCATATATCCATTACTGCCATTCTTTGACATTTGATCAGCGGCCTGATTATGGATTCTTAAAGCGTCTGTTTCGTGACTTGTTTGCTCGTGAAG GATATGAGTTCGATTATATTTTTGATTGGACCATTATAAAGTTCCAGCAGGCACAGAAAAGTAGAAGACAGCCTCGATTATCT CCAGTTCCTGGGGGGAGCAGCAGTCATGCAATGCCAATGGATATTAATCGCCAAG GCTGTTAA
- the LOC123194185 gene encoding aldehyde oxidase GLOX1-like produces the protein MLKILCIFSLFFFSGNADVFHNLFPDTFATPDNNELKPKEHSKLGSQRKAAAVSVDKTDFNGKWEVVSNNSGVSAMHAILMPKINKVLMYDATIWRISKIPLPPEKMPCHLVNPETNERDCWAHAVLFDVETSQLTALKLETDTWCSSGGLTVDGNLVSTGGFQGGANTVRYLDSCDTCDWKEFPTALADPRWYSTQVTLPDGRFIVVGGRGAFTYEYIPPEGQSNKNAIYLPLLRETDDNKDLGHKMEFKIENNLYPFVHLSPDGNLFIFANNRSILLNPTTNEVVHEFPILGGGARNYPASAMSVILPIKLHVGTKLVNADVLICGGAKHDAFYYAEAKKRYLRALQDCGKIKITKKDAIWKTERMPSPRVMGDMAILPNGHVLMVNGAKRGTSAWHDAEDPNMVPVLYKPKGPKNQRFKELMASKIPRMYHSSFAVLPDGKVLIAGSNTNDGYVYNVKYPTELRVEKFSPPYLDPALESLKLDIVVQYSDKVISYGKSFSIQVKPRDLSTTIYMNDIRMSMYAPPFTTHGISMNQRLLILGLVNVVNYANGIYNIVAEAPPSGAVAPPGYYMLSVVYKGVPSVAMWIQIK, from the exons ATGTTAAAAATCCTTtgtattttttctctcttcttcttctcaggAAATGCCGACGTATTTCATAACTTATTTCCAGATACTTTTGCTACACCTGACAATAATGAACTGAAACCCAAAGAACACTCCAAACTGGGGTCTCAAAGAAAAGCTGCTGCTGTAAGTGTCGATAAAACAGATTTCAATGGCAAATGGGAGGTGGTATCTAATAATTCAGGCGTCTCAGCCATGCATGCCATCTTGATGCCCAAAATTAACAAGGTGCTTATGTATGACGCCACCATTTGGAGGATTTCGAAAATCCCGTTGCCCCCTGAGAAGATGCCTTGCCATCTTGTTAACCCCGAGACGAATGAACGAGATTGCTGGGCACATGCTGTCCTTTTCGACGTTGAAACATCTCAATTGACAGCGCTTAAG cTTGAGACGGACACATGGTGCTCATCGGGAGGGCTCACGGTGGATGGAAATTTGGTTAGCACCGGCGGCTTTCAAGGAGGAGCTAACACCGTGAGATATTTAGATTCGTGTGATACATGTGATTGGAAAGAATTCCCAACAGCGCTTGCTGACCCTAGATG GTACTCAACACAAGTAACATTGCCTGATGGACGCTTCATTGTGGTGGGTGGGCGAGGTGCCTTTACATATGAATACATTCCACCAGAAGGACAATCAAACAAGAATGCCATCTATCTCCCTTTATTAAGGGAAACCGATGACAACAAAGATTTAGGCCATAAAATGGAGTTTAAAATTGAGAATAATTTATACCCTTTTGTCCACCTTTCACCAGATGGTAATCTCTTCATATTTGCCAACAACCGCTCCATTTTGCTAAACCCCACCACCAACGAAGTCGTTCATGAGTTCCCCATTCTTGGTGGTGGCGCTCGAAACTACCCAGCATCGGCCATGTCTGTGATTCTTCCTATAAAACTACACGTTGGCACAAAGCTTGTCAATGCCGATGTGTTGATCTGCGGTGGGGCGAAACATGATGCATTCTATTACGCAGAAGCTAAAAAACGCTACTTGCGGGCGTTGCAAGATTGTGGAAAGATAAAAATCACAAAGAAAGATGCAATTTGGAAGACTGAAAGGATGCCATCGCCTCGAGTAATGGGGGACATGGCGATTCTTCCAAATGGGCATGTGCTAATGGTGAATGGTGCAAAAAGAGGCACTTCAGCTTGGCATGATGCGGAGGACCCCAACATGGTCCCCGTGTTGTATAAGCCTAAAGGGCCTAAAAACCAGAGGTTTAAGGAGCTGATGGCATCAAAAATTCCCAGAATGTACCATTCATCGTTTGCTGTTCTACCAGACGGGAAAGTTCTTATTGCAGGCAGCAACACTAACGATGGCTATGTTTATAACGTAAAGTATCCCACTGAGCTTAGGGTTGAGAAATTTTCACCTCCTTATTTGGATCCTGCATTGGAATCGTTAAAACTGGATATTGTGGTTCAGTATTCGGATAAGGTGATCTCTTATGGCAAGAGCTTCTCGATACAAGTTAAGCCAAGGGATTTGTCAACAACTATTTATATGAATGATATCAGAATGTCCATGTATGCACCACCGTTCACCACACATGGGATCTCCATGAACCAGAGGCTGCTTATCTTAGGGTTGGTTAATGTGGTTAACTATGCCAATGGAATTTACAACATTGTCGCCGAGGCACCGCCGTCGGGTGCTGTTGCTCCGCCCGGTTATTATATGCTTTCTGTTGTTTATAAAGGAGTGCCAAGCGTTGCAATGTGGATCCAGATTAAGTAA
- the LOC123194256 gene encoding transmembrane protein 234 homolog, protein MTGDVEKMIAVGLVWGATNALMRRGALIWDEAVKSTSPPPYPLKIHQKLFTALKNWLKLLIIWQYSVPFLLNLSASVTFFVILSNTPISLAVPVTNATTFAATALFGMLLGEKTRVGLSLLGTSFIVLGVWLCINA, encoded by the coding sequence ATGACAGGAGACGTCGAGAAGATGATAGCCGTGGGGCTAGTGTGGGGTGCAACCAACGCGCTGATGCGGCGTGGTGCTCTCATCTGGGACGAAGCCGTGAAAAGCACATCCCCTCCGCCTTACCCTCTTAAAATCCACCAAAAACTCTTCACTGCTTTAAAGAACTGGCTTAAACTCCTCATAATTTGGCAATACTCGGTCCCCTTTTTGCTAAATCTCTCCGCTTCCGTCACTTTCTTTGTTATTCTCAGTAACACGCCCATCTCACTCGCCGTTCCTGTTACCAATGCGACGACGTTTGCTGCTACAGCCTTGTTCGGAATGCTGTTGGGAGAGAAGACTCGGGTCGGGTTGTCCTTGTTGGGTACGAGCTTTATTGTTCTCGGTGTTTGGCTTTGTATTAATgcttaa
- the LOC123194255 gene encoding probable xyloglucan endotransglucosylase/hydrolase protein 26: protein MASLQALFFVLFLTAIAFQQVLVDATIYKSMYITWGAHQSAILGNGDDLQLVLDQSSGSAVQSKRSFLFGSIEMLIKLVPGNSAGIVTAYYVSSLGNMHDEIDFEFLGNISGEPYILHTNIYTQGNGSKEQQFYLWFDPTADYHNYTIHWNPTEIVWYVDSLPIRVFRNYESEGIAYPNKQGMRVYSSIWNADNWATRGGLVKIDWNSAPFIARFRRFRARACKWDGPARTSVCASSSPGNWWTSPRYKQLTYAQMGQLQWIRDNYLIYDYCHDAKRFNGQIPPECFKAQF, encoded by the exons ATGGCTAGTTTGCAAGCTTTGTTCTTTGTCCTATTTCTCACTGCAATTGCATTCCAACAAGTTTTAGTTGATGCAACTATTTACAAAAGCATGTATATCACCTGGGGTGCCCATCAGTCAGCAATTCTGGGCAATGGCGACGACCTTCAGCTTGTGTTGGATCAAAGTTCAG GCTCTGCTGTTCAATCAAAGAGATCATTCTTATTTGGAAGCATAGAAATGCTAATCAAACTAGTGCCCGGAAACTCTGCTGGAATAGTAACAGCCTACTAT GTATCTTCACTTGGGAATATGCATGATGAAATCGATTTTGAGTTTTTGGGAAACATTTCTGGAGAACCATATATCCTTCATACAAACATCTATACACAAGGAAATGGAAGCAAAGAGCAGCAATTCTATCTTTGGTTCGATCCAACTGCTGATTACCACAACTACACAATACATTGGAATCCCACTGAAATTGT GTGGTATGTTGACAGTCTACCAATTCGTGTTTTCCGCAACTATGAGAGCGAAGGGATTGCCTATCCTAATAAACAGGGGATGAGAGTATACTCCAGCATATGGAATGCCGATAACTGGGCAACGAGAGGTGGACTTGTCAAGATTGACTGGAATAGTGCACCTTTCATAGCCAGATTCCGCAGGTTCAGGGCAAGAGCTTGCAAGTGGGACGGCCCAGCCAGAACTAGTGTATGTGCCTCCAGTTCCCCAGGCAACTGGTGGACGTCACCTCGTTACAAGCAGCTAACCTATGCCCAGATGGGTCAATTGCAGTGGATCAGAGATAACTATCTGATCTATGATTACTGCCACGATGCTAAAAGATTCAATGGGCAGATCCCTCCTGAATGTTTCAAAGCACAATTCTAA